From the Lathyrus oleraceus cultivar Zhongwan6 chromosome 4, CAAS_Psat_ZW6_1.0, whole genome shotgun sequence genome, one window contains:
- the LOC127074407 gene encoding cyclin-D3-2, translating to MSLSHQQSPSFLDALLCEEQNFEDDDSDATVTDSETVFDDPSGAKLQSLPLVLLSNDVFWESDELVSLISKEGETRLCCGNLVGDGSLEEIRVEAVNWISKVCAHYGFSTLTTVLAVNYFDRFITSLKFQKDKPWMTQLTAVACLSLAAKMEETHVPLLLDFQVEESRFVFEAKTIQRMELLVLSTLKWRMHPVTPISFFEHIVRRLGLKSRLHWEFMWRCERVLLHVIADSKVMMSYLPSTLAAATMIHVIKEIEPFNATEYINQLLGLLKISEEQVNQCYKLMLKLLVSDDGIYSLHQKRKRVSEPSSPGGVIDASFSCDSSNDSWTVASSVSLSVQPMFKRSRAQDQQMRLPSVNRVSIDVLNSPR from the exons ATGTCTCTCTCACACCAACAATCTCCTTCCTTCCTCGACGCCCTTCTCTGTGAAGAGCAAAACTTTGAAGATGATGATTCCGATGCAACCGTCACTGATTCTGAAACCGTTTTTGATGACCCATCTGGGGCAAAGCTGCAGTCTTTGCCTTTGGTTTTGCTTAGCAATGATGTGTTTTGGGAAAGCGATGAGCTTGTTTCGTTGATTTCTAAAGAGGGTGAGACCCGTTTGTGTTGTGGGAATCTTGTTGGGGATGGATCTTTGGAAGAGATTCGTGTGGAGGCTGTCAACTGGATTTCTAAAGTTTGTGCTCATTATGGGTTTTCTACTTTGACTACTGTTCTTGCTGTTAACTACTTTGATAGATTTATTACTAGTTTGAAGTTTCAGAAGGATAAACCATGGATGACTCAGCTTACTGCTGTTGCTTGTTTGTCTCTTGCTGCTAAAATGGAGGAAACCCATGTGCCACTTCTTTTAGATTTTCAA GTTGAGGAATCTAGATTTGTGTTTGAAGCTAAGACTATACAGAGAATGGAGCTTTTGGTGTTGTCTACTTTGAAATGGAGGATGCATCCGGTGACACCAATTTCCTTCTTTGAACACATTGTTAGAAGGCTTGGTTTGAAGAGCCGTTTGCACTGGGAGTTTATGTGGCGTTGTGAGAGGGTTCTTCTTCATGTCATTGCTG ATTCAAAAGTTATGATGAGTTATCTTCCTTCTACATTGGCCGCTGCTACAATGATCCATGTAATTAAAGAGATTGAACCATTTAATGCAACTGAGTACATTAATCAGCTATTGGGTTTACTAAAGATTAGTGAG GAACAAGTGAACCAATGCTACAAGCTTATGCTGAAGCTATTAGTTTCCGATGATGGCATTTATAGTCTTCACCAGAAACGGAAGCGAGTATCTGAACCAAGTAGCCCGGGTGGTGTCATTGACGCTTCTTTCAGCTGTGATAGCTCAAATGATTCATGGACCGTGGCATCGTCTGTTTCTCTTTCAGTGCAGCCGATGTTTAAGAGGAGCAGAGCTCAGGACCAGCAGATGCGACTTCCTTCTGTGAATCGTGTGTCTATCGATGTCCTTAATAGCCCTCGTTAA
- the LOC127136579 gene encoding uncharacterized protein LOC127136579, with product MEVKETQDMVEMEMARHKPMCYYIMNNGCVEEQNAFFERPNESMKSHLKPLFIRGKVGNVGVNKILVDGGVVVNLMLHYMLKRFDKDGTNTRPHNMVLSNYEGKVGTTTGVIQVDLTVGIITRPTMFMVIASKANYNLLLGREWIHGICTVPS from the coding sequence ATGGAGGTGAAGGAGACACAAGATATGGTTGAAATGGAGATGGCGAGACACAAGCCTATGTGTTATTACATCATGAACAATGGTTGTGTGGAGGAGCAAAACGCTTTCTTCGAAAGGCCAAATGAGTCTATGAAAAGCCATTTGAAACCTCTATTTATCAGAGGCAAAGTAGGAAATGTGGGGGTAAATAAGATCCTAGTTGATGGTGGAGTGGTAGTGAACTTGATGTTGCATTACATGCTAAAAAGGTTCGATAAGGATGGCACCAACACAAGGCCCCACAACATGGTTCTCTCAAACTATGAAGGGAAAGTCGGAACTACAACGGGGGTGATACAAGTTGACCTCACTGTCGGCATAATAACAAGGCCGACAATGTTCATGGTGATAGCATCAAAAGCCAATTACAATCTGTTGCTAGGTAGGGAATGGATTCATGGCATATGTACAGTCCCTTCTTAG
- the LOC127136580 gene encoding uncharacterized protein LOC127136580, which produces MDQGSVFTGRKVHEFAKEMDFKLLTSTPYYTQANGQVEAANKVVIGLIKKHVGKKPRNWHKTLYQILWAYQTSLKEATNSTPFRLTYGHDATLQVEIYLQSTRIQRHHEILSESYWNMMLDELVNLDKERLNALELLKRQKKRVEKSYNKRVKVKLFSTGDLVWKVILPMDRKDRTFGKWTLKWEGPFQITQVLSNGAYEIEELVKDRRLLRVNGKYLKKYKPALHEVKIEKE; this is translated from the coding sequence ATGGATCAAGGATCAGTTTTCACTGGTCGAAAAGTCCACGAGTTTGCTAAGGAAATGGATTTCAAATTATTGACGTCTACACCCTATTACACTCAGGCTAATGGTCAGGTCGAAGCAGCGAATAAGGTAGTAATTGGGTTAATTAAAAAACATGTGGGCAAaaagccaagaaattggcataagacaTTATACCAGATTTTATGGGCATATCAAACCTCCCTTAAAGAGGCTACAAATTCTACGCCTTTTCGGTTAACATATGGTCATGATGCCACTTTGCAAGTCGAAATCTACTTACAGTCAACAAGAATTCAGAGACACCATGAGATTCTATCTGAGTCTTATTGGAACATGATGTTGGATGAATTAGTTAATTTAGACAAAGAAAGATTAAATGCCTTAGAATTATTAAAAAGGCAGAAAAAGAGAGTAGAAAAGTCGTATAACAAAAGGGTCAAAGTTAAATTATTTTCAACTGGAGATTTAGTGTGGAAAGTGATTTTACCCATGGATCGAAAAGATAGAACATTTGGAAAATGGACCCTCAAGTGGGAAGGCCCTTTTCAAATTACTCAAGTTTTATCAAACGGCGCATACGAAATCGAAGAATTGGTTAAAGATCGAAGACTCTTGAGAGTAAATGGGAAGTACTTGAAGAAATATAAACCTGCACTTCATGAGGTAAAAATAGAGAAAGAGTAA